The proteins below come from a single Chitinophaga pinensis DSM 2588 genomic window:
- a CDS encoding aldo/keto reductase, whose translation MMNIILNNGIKMPLLGFGTYLLRDGSMCEQAVLHALNIGYRLIDTAAAYYNEESVGSAIKKSNVQREEIFVTTKFLPTNTGYKNAKHAAEASLKNLGLDYIDLYLIHLPQGDINSSWTAMEELYKEGKVRAIGVSNFNIKEVQNLIKQHRVVPAVNQVETHPFSQRAEMQQALKAQGIQLESWAPFAQGKKNLFNNELLKALSDKYNKSIAQLVLRWLIQKEVVAIPKSANVKRITENFNVFDFELSSEDMTTIKSLDNGRGLIYHV comes from the coding sequence GGCATAAAAATGCCGCTGCTTGGTTTTGGCACTTACTTGCTTCGGGACGGTTCAATGTGTGAACAGGCTGTACTACATGCTTTGAATATTGGCTACAGACTGATCGACACAGCTGCTGCATACTATAATGAGGAATCAGTAGGCAGCGCGATAAAAAAAAGTAACGTCCAACGGGAAGAAATCTTCGTGACCACTAAATTTCTGCCAACTAATACCGGGTATAAAAATGCAAAACACGCCGCTGAGGCATCGCTAAAGAATTTGGGACTTGACTATATTGATCTCTACTTGATTCATCTCCCCCAGGGAGATATAAATTCCTCCTGGACAGCAATGGAAGAATTATATAAAGAAGGTAAAGTAAGGGCTATAGGTGTCAGTAATTTCAATATAAAAGAGGTTCAAAATTTAATTAAGCAACATCGTGTAGTACCAGCAGTCAATCAAGTGGAGACACACCCGTTTTCCCAAAGAGCAGAAATGCAGCAGGCGTTGAAAGCACAAGGCATCCAGCTGGAGTCATGGGCTCCCTTTGCTCAGGGCAAAAAAAATCTTTTTAATAATGAACTTTTAAAAGCGCTTTCAGACAAATATAATAAGAGCATTGCCCAGCTGGTGCTGCGATGGTTAATTCAAAAAGAAGTCGTGGCTATTCCGAAATCAGCAAATGTGAAAAGGATAACTGAAAATTTCAATGTATTTGATTTTGAGTTATCTTCCGAAGATATGACAACTATCAAATCGCTGGATAATGGTCGTGGACTAATCTATCATGTTTAA
- a CDS encoding sialate O-acetylesterase, translating into MIASFLLIGQSNMAGRGYSQEVPAIINEGIKVLRNGRWQLMSEPIHNDRSSAGIGLAGSFGAAWRMDHPDVEIGFIPCADGGTSLDDWSVGGPLFDHALSQAKLAQRSSTLAGILWHQGESDCFPEKAAEYERKLKVIIDTLRQELRAADVPLIVGGLGDFLTSGMYGKYFGAYPLVNEALLHYTQTAPLSYFATAEGLTSNPDGLHFNATSLRILGVRYYAAFRRRASVTSPLAEESKILEDIYNRAHTRKERLFQLEHRFATGKIDVAQFQHESSSIQ; encoded by the coding sequence ATGATAGCATCTTTTTTATTGATCGGACAATCGAATATGGCCGGACGTGGTTATAGTCAGGAGGTACCAGCTATTATTAATGAGGGTATCAAAGTGCTCCGGAATGGACGGTGGCAGCTGATGTCAGAGCCTATCCATAATGACCGGTCCAGTGCCGGAATAGGTCTGGCGGGTAGTTTTGGCGCTGCCTGGCGTATGGATCATCCAGATGTGGAAATCGGTTTTATACCTTGTGCGGACGGCGGCACCAGTCTGGATGACTGGTCAGTTGGCGGTCCGCTGTTTGATCATGCATTATCGCAGGCGAAGCTGGCACAGCGTAGCAGTACTTTGGCAGGCATACTATGGCACCAGGGCGAAAGTGATTGTTTCCCTGAAAAGGCGGCGGAGTATGAGCGTAAGCTGAAGGTAATTATAGATACTTTACGACAGGAATTGCGTGCTGCTGACGTGCCCCTTATTGTTGGCGGATTGGGCGATTTCCTGACCAGTGGTATGTATGGAAAGTATTTTGGAGCTTATCCGCTGGTTAATGAGGCATTGTTACACTATACACAGACAGCACCGCTTTCTTATTTTGCGACAGCAGAAGGGTTAACCAGTAATCCGGATGGATTACATTTCAATGCTACATCCTTACGTATACTGGGGGTAAGGTATTATGCCGCCTTCCGCAGGCGGGCATCTGTTACAAGTCCTTTAGCGGAAGAAAGTAAGATCCTGGAAGATATTTATAACAGGGCTCATACGCGTAAGGAGCGGCTCTTTCAACTGGAGCATCGTTTTGCGACGGGGAAGATAGATGTAGCGCAGTTTCAGCATGAGTCGAGTAGTATACAATAG
- a CDS encoding TetR/AcrR family transcriptional regulator produces the protein MDTRQKIIDAAIAVLNEDFSAPVDRIAEKADLSRRTLHRYFTDRTDLIDACREDMMQTWQTAMLQACNSTQDPLIQLERMLYAGIDCGVRYIFLHKLLAQLSENRVTNTPQSASYETARDNWFQLIPELQRRQLISEHVNATWIRLLFIQMISVTMQAYQSGDIAQNDIKKLAWYSFRRSIGME, from the coding sequence ATGGACACGAGGCAAAAGATAATAGATGCCGCCATTGCCGTCTTGAATGAAGACTTTTCCGCGCCTGTGGACAGGATAGCAGAAAAGGCCGATTTAAGCCGCCGAACGCTGCATCGGTACTTTACAGACCGAACAGACCTGATTGATGCTTGTCGGGAGGATATGATGCAAACCTGGCAAACAGCCATGTTACAAGCCTGTAATAGTACCCAGGATCCATTGATACAACTGGAGAGAATGCTGTATGCCGGTATAGATTGTGGGGTGCGATATATCTTCCTGCATAAATTATTAGCTCAGCTGAGTGAAAACAGGGTGACAAATACACCGCAAAGTGCTTCTTATGAGACGGCCCGGGATAACTGGTTTCAGTTGATTCCGGAATTACAGCGCCGGCAATTGATCAGTGAACATGTCAATGCAACCTGGATAAGGCTGTTATTTATACAGATGATTTCAGTCACCATGCAAGCGTATCAGTCCGGAGACATTGCACAGAATGATATTAAAAAACTAGCCTGGTATTCCTTCCGCAGGAGCATCGGCATGGAGTAG
- a CDS encoding nuclear transport factor 2 family protein, with translation MRKFFILALCLAGTASFAQSRNGKTDGQQLVTANKNPNTTADYTAITAVIDGYVEGLRLGDVAKLKKAFHKDAIMYGFMGVGTLEGSVDNLYDFVAKHGPAAGVTSYISILHKTANTAMVLVELEGVSSTENSTDYLSLMYKEGEWKIISKVFHLWKK, from the coding sequence ATGAGAAAGTTTTTCATCCTGGCGTTATGCCTGGCTGGTACTGCATCATTTGCGCAAAGCCGGAATGGTAAAACAGATGGACAACAGCTTGTGACAGCGAATAAGAATCCGAACACTACTGCCGACTATACAGCGATTACGGCGGTTATAGATGGATATGTAGAAGGGCTGCGTCTGGGAGATGTGGCGAAGTTAAAAAAGGCCTTTCATAAGGATGCGATCATGTATGGGTTTATGGGCGTCGGTACCTTGGAAGGAAGTGTCGATAATTTGTATGACTTCGTTGCGAAACATGGACCGGCTGCCGGTGTTACATCCTATATAAGTATCCTTCACAAGACAGCGAATACGGCAATGGTACTGGTGGAACTGGAGGGTGTTTCTTCTACGGAGAATTCTACGGACTATCTCTCCCTGATGTATAAGGAGGGGGAATGGAAGATCATTTCGAAGGTTTTTCATCTCTGGAAAAAGTAA